The Tripterygium wilfordii isolate XIE 37 chromosome 4, ASM1340144v1, whole genome shotgun sequence genome has a window encoding:
- the LOC119996354 gene encoding homogentisate phytyltransferase 1, chloroplastic-like isoform X1 gives MESLVFGSFGSPSLFLTGGNYWRSNAVKSGPFPSCSSLDILERCYSVRFQCHHVKHHFRSSEKIFQGKGTKVSVNASSGHPLESEPGTFDPNGKNALDAFYRFSRPHTIIGTALSIVSVSLLAVEKISDLSPIFFTGVFQAIAAALMMNIYIVGLNQLYDIEIDKVNKPYLPLASGEFSVATGAMIVISFSIMSFWLGWFVGSWPLILALSISFILGTAYSINLPLLRWKRFALIAAMCILAVRAVIVQLAFYLHMQIHVFKRPPLFSRALIFATAFMSFFSVVIALFKDIPDIDGDMTFGIQSFTVRLGQKRVFWICISLLEIAYGVSTLVGGASLLGWSKYIMVLGHSILALVLWNRANSVDLKSKVAITSCYMFIWKLFYAEYLLIPFIR, from the exons ATGGAGTCTCTGGTTTTTGGGTCTTTTGGCAGCCCCTCTTTATTCCTCACGG GTGGGAATTATTGGAGGAGCAACGCTGTCAAGTCGGGTCCTTTTCCAA GTTGCAGCTCTTTGGACATCCTGGAAAGATGCTACAGTGTGAGGTTTCAGTGCCATCATGTAAAGCATCATTTCAGAAGTTCTGAGAAAATATTTCAGGGAAAAGGAACGAAAGTTTCGGTGAATGCCTCCTCTGGGCACCCTCTTGAGTCGGAACCAGGAACTTTTGATCCCAATGGTAAAAATGCATTAGATGCTTTTTACAGGTTTTCGCGGCCTCACACCATTATAGGCACA GCATTGAGTATCGTATCAGTTTCCCTTCTTGCAGTTGAAAAGATATCAGATCTTTCTCCAATATTTTTCACAGGGGTATTTCAG GCCATAGCTGCTGCCCTCATGATGAATATTTATATTGTTGGACTAAATCAGTTGTACGACATTGAAATAGACAAG GTTAACAAGCCTTATCTTCCATTGGCATCCGGAGAGTTTTCTGTTGCAACTGGTGCCATGATTGTTATATCTTTTTCCATTATG AGCTTTTGGCTTGGGTGGTTTGTTGGTTCTTGGCCGTTAATTTTGGCCCTTTCCATAAGTTTCATTCTCGGAACAGCATATTCAATCAAT TTGCCGTTATTGAGATGGAAAAGATTCGCCTTAATTGCAGCAATGTGCATCTTAGCCGTGCGGGCGGTGATTGTTCAGCTTGCCTTTTATCTGCACATGCAG ATTCACGTCTTTAAAAGACCGCCTCTCTTTTCAAGGGCTCTCATCTTTGCAACTGCGTTCATGAGCTTCTTTTCTGTTGTCATAGCACTATTCAAG GATATACCTGATATTGATGGAGATATGACATTTGGCATTCAATCATTTACAGTACGCTTGGGTCAGAAGCGA GTATTCTGGATCTGTATTTCACTACTTGAAATTGCTTATGGTGTTTCCACATTAGTCGGAGGTGCATCCTTGTTAGGTTGGAGTAAATATATCATG GTATTGGGCCACTCTATCTTGGCTTTAGTACTGTGGAACCGTGCCAACTCAGTTGATCTGAAGAGCAAAGTTGCAATAACCTCGTGCTATATGTTTATTTGGAAG CTCTTCTATGCTGAGTACCTGCTAATACCATTTATAAGGTGA
- the LOC119996354 gene encoding homogentisate phytyltransferase 1, chloroplastic-like isoform X2, which yields MESLVFGSFGSPSLFLTGGNYWRSNAVKSGPFPSCSSLDILERCYSVRFQCHHVKHHFRSSEKIFQGKGTKVSVNASSGHPLESEPGTFDPNGKNALDAFYRFSRPHTIIGTALSIVSVSLLAVEKISDLSPIFFTGVFQAIAAALMMNIYIVGLNQLYDIEIDKSFWLGWFVGSWPLILALSISFILGTAYSINLPLLRWKRFALIAAMCILAVRAVIVQLAFYLHMQIHVFKRPPLFSRALIFATAFMSFFSVVIALFKDIPDIDGDMTFGIQSFTVRLGQKRVFWICISLLEIAYGVSTLVGGASLLGWSKYIMVLGHSILALVLWNRANSVDLKSKVAITSCYMFIWKLFYAEYLLIPFIR from the exons ATGGAGTCTCTGGTTTTTGGGTCTTTTGGCAGCCCCTCTTTATTCCTCACGG GTGGGAATTATTGGAGGAGCAACGCTGTCAAGTCGGGTCCTTTTCCAA GTTGCAGCTCTTTGGACATCCTGGAAAGATGCTACAGTGTGAGGTTTCAGTGCCATCATGTAAAGCATCATTTCAGAAGTTCTGAGAAAATATTTCAGGGAAAAGGAACGAAAGTTTCGGTGAATGCCTCCTCTGGGCACCCTCTTGAGTCGGAACCAGGAACTTTTGATCCCAATGGTAAAAATGCATTAGATGCTTTTTACAGGTTTTCGCGGCCTCACACCATTATAGGCACA GCATTGAGTATCGTATCAGTTTCCCTTCTTGCAGTTGAAAAGATATCAGATCTTTCTCCAATATTTTTCACAGGGGTATTTCAG GCCATAGCTGCTGCCCTCATGATGAATATTTATATTGTTGGACTAAATCAGTTGTACGACATTGAAATAGACAAG AGCTTTTGGCTTGGGTGGTTTGTTGGTTCTTGGCCGTTAATTTTGGCCCTTTCCATAAGTTTCATTCTCGGAACAGCATATTCAATCAAT TTGCCGTTATTGAGATGGAAAAGATTCGCCTTAATTGCAGCAATGTGCATCTTAGCCGTGCGGGCGGTGATTGTTCAGCTTGCCTTTTATCTGCACATGCAG ATTCACGTCTTTAAAAGACCGCCTCTCTTTTCAAGGGCTCTCATCTTTGCAACTGCGTTCATGAGCTTCTTTTCTGTTGTCATAGCACTATTCAAG GATATACCTGATATTGATGGAGATATGACATTTGGCATTCAATCATTTACAGTACGCTTGGGTCAGAAGCGA GTATTCTGGATCTGTATTTCACTACTTGAAATTGCTTATGGTGTTTCCACATTAGTCGGAGGTGCATCCTTGTTAGGTTGGAGTAAATATATCATG GTATTGGGCCACTCTATCTTGGCTTTAGTACTGTGGAACCGTGCCAACTCAGTTGATCTGAAGAGCAAAGTTGCAATAACCTCGTGCTATATGTTTATTTGGAAG CTCTTCTATGCTGAGTACCTGCTAATACCATTTATAAGGTGA